A single region of the Paraburkholderia sp. SOS3 genome encodes:
- a CDS encoding carbamoyltransferase family protein, producing the protein MYTLGINAVYHDSAAALVRDGVVLAAAEDERFTHVKHAKRPVPFSTWQLPFDAIDYCLSSAGITLKDVDHVAYSYDPTLFSGMPKTPGATIALPFDPARQPAANPSESPWDPLFLSYIANAKAQLLDGAPHHLARRFRGVDRDGGFKWHFVDHHLSHEASAFLASPFDDCAVLTMDGRGEGVTTSMGRFVDGSYERLRQVELPHSLGLLYEAVTGWLGFLHSSDEYKVMALASFGKPRFADQFREIVRVHQDGSYTVDAPRLIERFGPARERGGPLEQRHYDIASSLQCVLEETVLQLAHWLHRQTGLPRLCMAGGVALNCVMNSKVRDQGPFEDVWVQPAAGDAGTALGAALWTDYRQRGDRQRHWTMDHAYLGPRYADDEVEQFLKWSKIPYRRARDIADEAAAMLAAGKVLGWYQGRTEFGPRALGSRSILASPIDPGMQARLNEIKDREDFRPVAPVVMEEHAADWFVGATRAPFMLFIFDVREEKADRIPAVRHVDGTARVQTINRDQHALYYDLLDAFYRRTGVPVLVNTSFNTRGEPMVNSPRDAVESFWTSPLDALVIGSFIVEKVGSASVCAEAVR; encoded by the coding sequence ATGTACACACTCGGAATCAATGCGGTCTATCACGACAGCGCTGCCGCGCTGGTACGCGACGGCGTCGTGCTGGCGGCCGCCGAAGACGAACGATTTACGCACGTGAAGCACGCGAAGCGGCCCGTGCCGTTTTCAACGTGGCAATTGCCGTTCGATGCGATCGACTACTGCCTCTCGAGCGCAGGCATCACGCTGAAGGACGTCGACCACGTCGCGTACTCGTACGACCCGACGCTCTTTTCGGGCATGCCGAAAACGCCGGGCGCCACGATCGCGTTGCCGTTCGACCCGGCGCGGCAGCCGGCGGCGAATCCGTCCGAATCGCCGTGGGATCCTCTATTTCTCAGCTATATCGCCAACGCCAAAGCGCAATTGCTCGACGGTGCGCCGCATCATCTGGCCAGACGCTTTCGCGGTGTCGACCGCGACGGCGGCTTCAAATGGCATTTCGTCGATCACCACCTTTCGCATGAAGCAAGCGCGTTTCTCGCGAGCCCGTTCGACGATTGCGCGGTGCTGACGATGGACGGGCGCGGCGAAGGCGTGACGACGAGTATGGGACGCTTCGTCGACGGCTCGTACGAACGGCTGCGCCAGGTCGAACTGCCGCATTCGCTCGGATTGCTTTACGAAGCGGTAACGGGCTGGCTCGGCTTTCTGCACTCGTCGGACGAGTACAAGGTCATGGCGCTTGCATCGTTCGGCAAGCCGCGCTTCGCCGATCAGTTCCGCGAGATCGTCAGGGTGCATCAGGACGGCAGTTATACGGTCGATGCGCCGCGGCTCATCGAACGGTTCGGGCCCGCGCGCGAGCGAGGCGGTCCGCTCGAACAGCGTCATTACGACATCGCGAGTTCGCTGCAATGCGTGCTCGAAGAAACCGTGCTGCAACTCGCTCACTGGCTGCACCGGCAAACGGGTCTGCCGCGGCTGTGCATGGCGGGCGGCGTGGCGCTGAACTGCGTGATGAATTCGAAGGTGCGCGACCAGGGTCCGTTCGAAGACGTATGGGTGCAGCCGGCCGCCGGCGATGCGGGCACCGCGCTCGGCGCCGCATTGTGGACCGACTACCGGCAACGCGGCGACCGGCAACGGCACTGGACGATGGATCACGCGTATCTCGGGCCTCGGTATGCCGACGACGAAGTCGAACAGTTCTTGAAATGGTCGAAAATTCCGTACCGCCGCGCACGCGACATTGCCGACGAAGCAGCCGCGATGCTCGCCGCGGGCAAGGTGCTCGGCTGGTATCAGGGGCGCACCGAGTTCGGTCCGCGCGCACTCGGCTCGCGCTCGATTCTCGCCTCGCCGATCGACCCCGGCATGCAGGCGCGCCTGAACGAAATCAAGGACCGCGAGGATTTCCGGCCGGTGGCGCCCGTCGTGATGGAGGAACATGCGGCCGACTGGTTCGTCGGCGCCACGCGTGCGCCGTTCATGTTGTTTATCTTCGACGTGCGCGAAGAGAAAGCGGACCGGATTCCTGCCGTGCGGCACGTGGACGGCACTGCACGCGTGCAGACGATCAACCGCGATCAACACGCGCTCTACTACGATCTGCTCGACGCGTTTTATCGGCGAACCGGCGTGCCCGTGCTCGTCAATACCTCCTTTAATACGCGCGGCGAACCGATGGTCAACTCCCCGCGCGATGCGGTCGAATCGTTCTGGACGTCGCCGCTCGATGCGCTGGTGATCGGATCGTTCATCGTCGAGAAAGTCGGTTCGGCGTCGGTTTGCGCAGAGGCCGTGCGATGA
- a CDS encoding glycosyltransferase family 9 protein has translation MKSLSALAKPLTAHARHAAAKPLEAWGAEIKRILCVRTDNLGDVLMTTPALHALRSASPGRHLTLLTSPAGCALAPLLPDVDDAICYDAPWAGHNRSRTVDADLAMRALLEKRGFDAAAIFTVYSQNPLGAATLCYLSGIGRRLARCRENPYALLTDWVPEHEPEQGTQHEVLRQLSLVDAIGARTSDTQMRMSVTDAGRTALDVALDARGIDATQPFIVMHPGATAASRRYPAERFGSAAAQLIRKTGMNVLVTGSAGEAALMHTLRASAPPEARPFIHELTDALDLGAFAALIERARVLVSNNSGPVHIASALGTPVVDLYALTNPQHAPWQTPHRVLFHDVECRWCYRSVCPYGHHACLRGVETGDVVAATLELLAETRSRAAPQPADDEARQVAQ, from the coding sequence ATGAAAAGCCTCTCCGCGCTCGCGAAGCCGCTCACGGCGCACGCGCGTCACGCCGCCGCAAAACCGCTCGAGGCCTGGGGCGCCGAAATCAAGCGCATTCTGTGCGTGCGTACCGACAATCTCGGCGACGTCCTGATGACGACGCCGGCGCTTCACGCATTGCGCAGCGCATCACCGGGCCGGCACCTGACCTTGCTGACCTCGCCGGCGGGCTGCGCGCTTGCGCCGCTCCTGCCCGACGTGGACGACGCGATTTGCTACGACGCGCCATGGGCGGGCCACAACCGGTCGCGAACCGTCGACGCGGACCTCGCGATGCGCGCGCTGCTGGAAAAGCGCGGCTTCGACGCGGCGGCGATCTTCACCGTCTACAGTCAGAACCCGCTTGGCGCAGCCACGCTCTGCTATCTCTCCGGCATCGGGCGAAGGCTCGCCCGATGCCGCGAGAACCCATATGCGCTGCTGACCGACTGGGTGCCCGAACACGAACCCGAGCAGGGCACGCAACACGAGGTCCTGCGCCAGCTTTCGCTCGTCGATGCAATCGGCGCGCGCACGAGCGACACGCAAATGCGCATGAGTGTCACCGATGCCGGGCGGACCGCGCTCGATGTCGCACTCGACGCGCGCGGCATCGACGCGACGCAGCCGTTTATCGTCATGCATCCGGGCGCGACGGCCGCGTCGCGCCGCTACCCGGCCGAGCGCTTCGGCAGCGCCGCGGCGCAGCTGATCCGCAAGACCGGTATGAACGTGCTCGTCACCGGCAGCGCCGGCGAAGCCGCGTTGATGCACACCTTGCGCGCATCGGCGCCGCCCGAGGCGCGCCCGTTCATCCACGAACTGACCGACGCGCTCGATCTCGGCGCGTTCGCGGCATTGATCGAACGCGCGCGCGTGCTGGTTTCGAACAACAGCGGCCCCGTGCACATCGCTTCGGCACTGGGCACGCCGGTCGTCGACCTGTACGCACTGACAAATCCGCAGCACGCGCCATGGCAAACGCCGCATCGCGTGCTATTTCACGACGTCGAATGCCGCTGGTGTTATCGCAGCGTGTGTCCCTACGGGCATCACGCTTGCCTGCGCGGCGTCGAAACCGGGGACGTCGTCGCCGCGACGCTCGAGCTGTTAGCCGAAACCCGCTCGCGCGCGGCACCGCAACCCGCAGACGACGAAGCGCGGCAAGTCGCGCAATAG